Proteins encoded by one window of Streptomyces uncialis:
- a CDS encoding ABC transporter ATP-binding protein — MIEAKNLTKRYGGKTAVAELSFSVEPGRVTGFLGPNGAGKSTTMRLLLGLDRPDGGDATIGGRHYQDLPQPLRVAGALLEAKAVHTGRSAYNHLLCLAQTQGIGSKRVEQVLELVGLKDVARKRAGGFSLGMGQRLGIAAALLGDPQVLILDEPVNGLDPEGILWIRNLMKDLAAEGRTVFVSSHLMNEMAVTAEHLIVIGRGRLVADCSMQEFIDRNQVQQSVLVSSPDAEQLRAAILREGGKVTLLDSGELSVEDMEPGRIGEIAAAGGHVLHEVVRQRGSLEEAFMELTRDSVEYEATGGTGGAAKKQGGAE, encoded by the coding sequence ATGATTGAAGCCAAGAACCTGACCAAACGGTACGGCGGGAAGACCGCCGTGGCCGAACTTTCCTTCTCGGTCGAGCCGGGCAGGGTGACCGGGTTCCTGGGCCCCAACGGCGCCGGGAAGTCGACCACCATGCGCCTGCTGCTGGGGCTCGACCGCCCCGACGGCGGCGACGCCACCATCGGCGGCCGGCACTACCAGGACCTGCCGCAGCCGCTCCGGGTGGCCGGCGCGCTGCTGGAGGCCAAGGCCGTGCACACCGGCCGCAGCGCCTACAACCACCTGCTGTGCCTGGCCCAGACGCAGGGCATCGGCAGCAAGCGCGTCGAGCAGGTGCTCGAACTGGTCGGACTGAAGGATGTCGCGCGCAAGCGCGCCGGCGGCTTCTCCCTCGGTATGGGACAGCGGCTCGGTATCGCCGCCGCGCTGCTCGGCGACCCGCAGGTGCTGATCCTGGACGAGCCGGTCAACGGACTCGACCCGGAGGGCATCCTCTGGATCCGCAACCTCATGAAGGACCTGGCCGCCGAGGGCCGGACCGTCTTCGTGTCCAGCCATCTGATGAACGAGATGGCGGTGACCGCCGAACACCTCATCGTCATCGGCCGGGGCCGCCTGGTGGCCGACTGCTCCATGCAGGAGTTCATCGACCGCAACCAGGTCCAGCAGTCGGTGCTGGTGAGCAGCCCCGACGCCGAGCAGCTGCGGGCGGCGATCCTCCGCGAGGGCGGCAAGGTGACCCTGCTCGACTCCGGTGAGCTCAGCGTGGAGGACATGGAGCCGGGCCGGATCGGCGAGATCGCCGCCGCGGGCGGACATGTGCTGCACGAGGTCGTCCGCCAGCGCGGTTCGCTGGAGGAGGCGTTCATGGAACTGACCCGGGACAGCGTGGAGTACGAGGCCACCGGTGGCACCGGTGGCGCCGCCAAG
- a CDS encoding RICIN domain-containing protein has translation MPVPTEELKLEIVNAATGKPLGARAAPGADGALVVRDFPDDGPRPDQWRLAPAQDDQVYVIRNADSGKVLDNPAAADRGVRQWQATAGRKGQQWHIVPVEGEAGLYFIEGAVDGAVLDLAEPGGDDTRIVLREHDDSAESQWWRFVPAAPERVSDPVLRWAQLSHWNGRRSWRLARSAALRPAPDATPSFSDLLLVLEGFGSDQDAGGWKSDAAGHSPGGQPGWWGGADTRFLADTGAGRADIVGLKPAKGAVVSGARGDGTFDDERVLHQPPPARDPADLWTLVDTTGDGSPDVVVLAADGVRVSPRDEGGAFAAPGGAPALKAFGHGQQAGGWLAEKHPRFLADTTGDGRLDLVGCHDDGVWISLQDEEGKFAPLPEEPVLRAFGHHEKAGGWLADKHPRFLADTTGDGRLDLVGCHDDGVWISLQDEEGTFAEPLYTLDDFGVDQGWSSVREHPRFLVGATTGGAPDLVGFGPQGVVVSRGLGDGTFGPAQLVLNDFGTAQGWSGEKHLRLLADLTGDGVPDIVGFGDEGVWVSHGLGGGLFDQARLVCRGFGYGEDAGSWRVGRHPRFLADITGDGRLDLVGFGGPGVYVARNLFRRFRTR, from the coding sequence ATGCCCGTGCCCACGGAAGAACTGAAGCTGGAGATCGTCAACGCCGCCACGGGGAAGCCCCTCGGCGCCAGGGCCGCGCCGGGCGCGGACGGCGCGCTCGTCGTCCGCGACTTCCCCGACGACGGCCCGCGCCCGGATCAGTGGCGGCTCGCCCCCGCGCAGGACGACCAGGTGTACGTGATCCGCAACGCGGACAGCGGCAAGGTGCTCGACAACCCGGCCGCCGCCGACCGGGGCGTCCGCCAGTGGCAGGCCACCGCGGGCCGGAAGGGCCAGCAGTGGCACATCGTCCCCGTCGAGGGCGAAGCGGGCCTCTACTTCATCGAGGGCGCGGTCGACGGAGCCGTTCTCGACCTCGCCGAGCCCGGCGGGGACGACACCCGGATCGTCCTGCGCGAGCACGACGACAGCGCGGAGAGCCAGTGGTGGCGGTTCGTCCCGGCCGCGCCCGAACGCGTCAGCGACCCCGTGCTGCGCTGGGCTCAGCTGAGCCACTGGAACGGCCGCCGGTCCTGGCGGCTGGCGCGGTCGGCCGCGCTGCGCCCGGCCCCCGACGCGACGCCCTCCTTCAGCGACCTGCTGCTGGTCCTGGAGGGGTTCGGGAGCGACCAGGACGCCGGCGGCTGGAAGAGCGACGCGGCCGGCCACTCCCCCGGCGGGCAGCCGGGCTGGTGGGGCGGGGCCGACACACGGTTCCTCGCCGACACGGGAGCGGGCCGGGCGGACATCGTCGGACTCAAACCCGCGAAGGGGGCGGTGGTTTCGGGTGCCAGGGGCGACGGGACGTTCGACGACGAACGCGTCCTGCACCAGCCGCCGCCCGCCCGCGATCCCGCGGACCTGTGGACCCTCGTGGACACGACGGGCGACGGCAGCCCCGATGTCGTCGTGCTCGCCGCCGACGGTGTCCGGGTGTCCCCCCGGGACGAGGGCGGGGCGTTCGCGGCCCCGGGCGGCGCACCGGCCCTCAAGGCGTTCGGTCATGGTCAGCAGGCGGGCGGCTGGCTCGCGGAGAAGCATCCCCGGTTCCTCGCGGACACCACCGGTGACGGCAGGCTCGACCTCGTCGGCTGCCACGACGACGGCGTCTGGATCTCCCTCCAGGACGAGGAAGGAAAGTTCGCGCCGCTCCCCGAGGAACCCGTTCTGCGGGCGTTCGGCCACCACGAGAAGGCAGGTGGCTGGCTCGCCGACAAGCACCCCCGGTTCCTCGCGGACACCACCGGCGACGGCAGGCTCGACCTCGTCGGCTGCCACGACGACGGCGTCTGGATCTCCCTCCAGGACGAGGAAGGGACGTTCGCGGAACCGCTGTACACCCTCGACGACTTCGGCGTCGACCAGGGATGGAGCTCGGTCCGGGAGCACCCCCGGTTCCTGGTCGGGGCCACCACCGGCGGAGCGCCGGACCTCGTCGGGTTCGGACCGCAGGGCGTCGTCGTGTCACGCGGACTCGGCGACGGTACGTTCGGGCCCGCGCAGCTCGTCCTGAACGACTTCGGGACCGCCCAGGGGTGGAGCGGCGAAAAGCACCTGCGGCTCCTCGCCGACCTCACCGGCGACGGCGTCCCGGACATCGTCGGCTTCGGTGACGAGGGCGTCTGGGTGTCGCACGGCCTCGGCGGCGGCCTGTTCGACCAGGCCCGGCTGGTGTGCCGCGGATTCGGGTACGGCGAGGACGCGGGCAGCTGGCGGGTCGGCCGCCACCCGCGCTTCCTCGCCGACATCACCGGCGACGGACGCCTCGACCTCGTCGGCTTCGGCGGCCCCGGGGTGTACGTGGCCCGGAACCTCTTCCGCCGCTTCAGGACCCGGTGA
- a CDS encoding LnmK family bifunctional acyltransferase/decarboxylase has translation MTTYAAPPAQAGRPPYVRSRDDWFERVELITPAMCGPNSLFIGQLGDWTWDAVGASCGINPYTAADPEGNPVYLSFAYFRVRADSGLSAEELTFGDRLRVRSKVVSSGGDSLLTMHQVTRDGDGAARGPAPGVDGFFRYDTPGCIHVENFNRWIQRSGHDTNHGLRRATPANFRSDHLERVPDAHSPRRVWADARKASGFRTPAEPAPQAGLVLNYQVSASRDLNGVGLLYFASYFSIVDWAVLSLWRSLGRPARSFLGRRVLDRQLCFLANANADDVLDIEVTSHWDTAGTDVVDVTLRRQDGGLLAVSRQRIAHDPHA, from the coding sequence ATGACCACCTATGCCGCTCCGCCCGCCCAGGCCGGACGTCCGCCGTACGTCAGGAGCCGGGACGACTGGTTCGAGCGCGTCGAGCTGATCACCCCCGCGATGTGCGGACCGAACTCGCTGTTCATCGGTCAGCTCGGGGACTGGACCTGGGACGCGGTGGGCGCCTCCTGCGGAATCAACCCGTACACGGCGGCCGACCCCGAGGGCAATCCCGTCTACCTGTCCTTCGCCTACTTCCGCGTCCGGGCCGACAGCGGGCTGAGCGCCGAGGAACTGACCTTCGGCGACCGGCTGCGGGTCCGCTCGAAGGTGGTCTCCTCCGGCGGCGACTCACTGCTGACGATGCATCAGGTCACCCGGGACGGCGACGGGGCCGCGCGCGGTCCCGCCCCCGGCGTGGACGGCTTCTTCCGCTACGACACCCCCGGCTGCATCCATGTGGAGAACTTCAACCGCTGGATTCAGCGCTCCGGCCATGACACCAACCACGGGCTGCGACGGGCGACCCCCGCAAACTTCCGCTCCGACCATCTGGAGCGGGTCCCCGACGCGCACTCGCCCCGGCGGGTATGGGCCGACGCGCGCAAGGCGTCCGGCTTCCGGACCCCCGCCGAACCGGCCCCGCAGGCGGGGCTCGTGCTGAACTACCAGGTGAGCGCGAGCCGCGACCTGAACGGGGTCGGCCTGCTGTACTTCGCGTCGTACTTCTCGATCGTCGACTGGGCCGTGCTCTCCCTGTGGCGCAGCCTCGGCCGGCCGGCCCGCAGCTTCCTGGGCCGCCGGGTGCTGGACAGACAGCTGTGCTTCCTCGCGAACGCCAACGCCGACGACGTCCTCGACATCGAGGTCACGTCCCACTGGGACACCGCCGGGACGGACGTGGTGGATGTGACGCTGCGCCGCCAGGACGGCGGCCTGCTGGCGGTGTCGCGCCAGCGCATCGCCCACGACCCGCACGCGTAG